From a region of the Arachis ipaensis cultivar K30076 chromosome B09, Araip1.1, whole genome shotgun sequence genome:
- the LOC107615974 gene encoding putative disease resistance protein At3g14460, whose amino-acid sequence MAAKLEGGAYLSSFVDAISEKLSSILKDDSVLEGNESALELLGRLEETLSDVEPVLDDAELKQFSDKRVKKWLVDLQDALYVADDLLDELSTKAATANPRDPGNSSFWSRAVDSCIEDSGVNVIEKIVGTLESVVGRKGKLGLKESAKLDTSWRIPSTSLVVSSDIFGRDEDKENIIKLLLDDTCDAGSRVTVIPIVGMGGIGKTTLAQLVYNDAKVVEKFDTRAWVCVAENSDPVNVTRIVIGAIDSSPCTMDNFDLLQTNLKKKLTEKTFLVVLDDIWDDRRDMWEDFLKPFHNGNNKSKILLTTRNENVASAFAANNLHYRLSLLSKEDCWSVFLKHSSISTHLKQYATLEAIGRKIVEKCKGLPLAVKTLGGLLRNKDNKGDWENILESEIWELAEDNSKIVPALRVSYHYLPSHLKRCFVYCSLYPEDYQFDKSQLILLWMGEDLLRPKKNNTLENIGCAYFDELVARSFFQPSNTNNKLFVMHDLMHDLATFFAGNFFFKFKEFGSPYMMDNKTRHLSCAAKYEDSIKLFREGYNGAVCTRTFLDFSVLPYFQSRDIEGHPRLLRQQLRVLSLTIKSMPDSIGELIHLRYLNLSKSPVVALSESICELYNLQTLLLRNCYELEMLPSRMQDLVNLRHLDIRGACCLKEMPKGMSKLKNLQFLSDYIVGKHEENGVAELGTLDNLHGSFCIFKLQNVKNSGEALEAKMGNKKHINTLELYWPPDGDIDDVQTERDILDKLQPHQNLKELSIHGYRGETFPDWLGLSGYSNMTKLILFRCMNCCEFPVLGQLPSLQHLEVYELRGLEKIDFEIYNKNNASLQPETPFKSLETLKIHDMCGWREWHIPDEFDGFPELRVLEITNCGVLRGDLPAHHLPALEELTIADCEELACSLPRAPKLHQLNVRNRFSKSKVSTGPHKVVISKTQLAKSALECLSHIQSPRVQYLDIRGCESALSISADCVPASLQYLQIQDCSKLTFSEQLQHKSLTEISIQWCHSLTSFSLGALPNLQKLTIRDCLNMEYVEVPQALPSLRYVWISNCRSLVSLPALGLVAPHLEELKIHDCSEIDCFAGKFLPPSLKKLEVCRCEKLASWITSNGLQSEGLTYLLLENWNEVKSFPSEGLLPASLESLRLRRFPDLETLDCMGLRRLTSLQHLVISCSEKLENITEEHVLASIEKIYIGRESPLRLKLQEMEDLQINFVHDNDYYYY is encoded by the exons ATGGCTGCAAAACTTGAAGGTGGAGCTTATCTGTCTTCTTTTGTTGATGCTATTTCAGAGAAGCTGTCTTCAATACTTAAAGATGACTCCGTCCTCGAAGGAAACGAATCTGCCCTGGAGTTGCTTGGAAGGTTGGAGGAAACTCTGTCTGATGTTGAACCTGTGCTTGATGATGCTGAGCTGAAGCAATTTAGTGACAAGAGAGTGAAGAAGTGGCTTGTTGATCTCCAAGATGCTCTGTATGTGGCTGATGACTTGCTTGATGAACTCTCCACTAAAGCTGCTACTGCCAATCCAAGGGATCCAGGTAACTCTTCCTTCTGGTCTCGCGCTGTTGATTCATGTATTGAAGATAGTGGTGTCAATGTCATCGAAAAAATAGTTGGCACACTAGAGTCTGTTGTAGGACGAAAAGGTAAACTTGGTCTGAAAGAGAGTGCCAAGTTGGACACATCATGGAGAATCCCATCAACATCTCTTGTTGTAAGTTCTGACATATTTGGTCGGGACGAAGACAAGGAGAACATAATCAAATTGCTGTTAGATGATACCTGCGATGCTGGATCACGTGTGACTGTGATCCCCATCGTGGGAATGGGCGGAATAGGAAAAACTACTTTAGCTCAACTTGTTTACAATGATGCCAAAGTCGTGGAAAAATTTGACACTAGAGCATGGGTGTGTGTTGCTGAAAATTCTGACCCTGTTAATGTTACAAGGATAGTAATAGGGGCAATAGATTCTTCTCCCTGTACCATGGATAATTTTGATTTACTTCAgactaatttgaaaaaaaagttgACAGAAAAGACATTCTTAGTTGTTTTAGATGATATCTGGGATGATCGACGAGACATGTGGGAGGATTTTCTGAAACCTTTTCATAATGGGAATAATAAAAGTAAGATTCTCCTAACAACCCGTAATGAAAATGTTGCTTCTGCATTTGCTGCTAATAATCTACATTATCGACTGAGTTTATTGTCGAAGGAAGATTGTTGGTCGGTGTTTTTGAAGCATTCATCTATTTCTACTCATCTTAAACAATATGCAACTCTGGAAGCAATTGGTAGAAAAATTGTTGAAAAATGTAAGGGGTTACCTTTGGCTGTGAAGACACTTGGGGGTTTATTGCGTAATAAGGATAATAAAGGAGATTGGGAGAATATACTTGAAAGTGAGATTTGGGAACTCGCAGAAGATAATAGTAAGATTGTTCCCGCATTAAGAGTTAGTTATCATTACCTCCCTTCACATTTAAAGCGGTGTTTTGTTTATTGCTCATTATATCCCGAGGATTATCAATTTGACAAAAGCCAATTAATTTTGTTATGGATGGGTGAAGATCTTTTACGACCAAAGAAAAACAATACATTAGAAAATATTGGTTGTGCATATTTTGATGAGTTAGTTGCAAGGTCATTTTTTCAACCCTCCAATACTAATAATAAGTTATTTGTAATGCACGACCTCATGCATGATTTAGCAACATTTTTTGctggaaatttttttttcaaattcaaagaatTTGGCAGTCCATACATGATGGACAATAAAACCCGTCATTTGTCATGTGCTGCAAAATATGAGGATAGCATCAAATTATTTCGAGAGGGCTATAATGGAGCAGTATGCACGAGAACATTTTTAGATTTTTCTGTGCTTCCCTATTTTCAATCACGTGATATTGAAGGGCATCCTAGGCTTTTACGACAACAATTGAGAGTTTTGTCATTAACTATAAAGTCAATGCCTGATTCAATAGGTGAATTGATTCATTTGCGTTATTTGAATCTTTCTAAGTCACCTGTTGTGGCATTGTCCGAGTCAATATGTGAATTATACAATCTCCAAACTTTGTTGTTGAGGAACTGTTATGAGCTAGAGATGCTTCCCAGTCGCATGCAAGATCTTGTGAACCTGCGCCACCTTGATATTCGAGGTGCTTGTTGTTTGAAAGAGATGCCGAAGGGAATGAGCAAGTTAAAGAATCTACAGTTCTTAAGTGATTATATTGTCGGCAAGCATGAAGAGAATGGGGTAGCTGAATTGGGAACACTGGACAATCTTCATGGCTCcttttgcattttcaaattgcAGAATGTCAAGAATAGTGGTGAAGCTTTGGAGGCAAAGATGGGTAACAAGAAGCACATCAACACTTTAGAATTGTATTGGCCTCCAGATGGTGACATTGATGATGTTCAGACTGAAAGAGATATACTTGACAAGTTACAACCTCATCAAAACTTGAAAGAGTTATCAATTCATGGTTACCGGGGTGAAACATTTCCAGATTGGTTAGGCCTTTCTGGCTACTCCAATATGACCAAATTGATTCTATTTCGTTGTATGAATTGTTGTGAGTTTCCTGTACTGGGACAGTTACCCTCTTTACAGCATCTGGAGGTTTATGAACTTCGTGGACTGGAGAAAATTGATTTTGAGATCTACAACAAAAACAATGCATCCTTACAGCCGGAGACACCATTCAAATCTCTTGAAACTCTGAAAATACATGATATGTGTGGTTGGCGGGAGTGGCATATTCCTGATGAGTTTGATGGTTTTCCTGAGCTTAGAGTCCTTGAAATAACAAACTGTGGGGTGTTAAGAGGAGATCTGCCTGCTCATCACCTTCCGGCTCTGGAGGAACTTACCATTGCTGATTGTGAAGAGCTTGCATGTTCGCTGCCGAGGGCCCCCAAGCTTCACCAGCTTAACGTACGTAACCGTTTTTCAAAATCAAAGGTGAGTACGGGACCGCACAAGGTAGTGATTTCAAAAACCCAGCTGGCGAAGTCCGCATTGGAGTGCCTGTCCCACATCCAGTCGCCACGTGTCCAATATCTGGATATCAGAGGCTGTGAGTCAGCCTTATCAATTTCAGCAGACTGTGTGCCCGCTTCATTACAGTATCTGCAGATCCAGGACTGTTCAAAATTAACATTTTCAGAGCAACTGCAACACAAGTCGCTAACGGAGATATCTATACAGTGGTGTCATTCACTGACGTCGTTTTCATTGGGGGCCCTTCCAAATCTCCAGAAACTCACAATCCGTGATTGCCTAAACATGGAATATGTTGAGGTGCCACAGGCTCTTCCAAGTCTCCGTTATGTATGGATCTCAAACTGCCGTAGTTTAGTATCCTTGCCGGCGCTAGGGTTGGTTGCGCCCCACCTAGAGGAGCTAAAGATCCACGATTGCTCAGAAATCGATTGTTTTGCTGGGAAGTTCCTCCCGCCGAGTTTAAAAAAACTTGAAGTTTGTAGGTGCGAGAAACTAGCGAGTTGGATAACATCAAATGGTTTGCAGAGTGAAGGCCTTACCTATCTTCTCCTTGAGAATTGGAATGAAGTTAAGTCATTCCCAAGTGAAGGTCTCCTTCCTGCTTCTCTCGAGTCTCTAAGACTGCGGCGCTTTCCAGATCTGGAGACGCTTGACTGCATGGGGCTTCGCCGTCTTACCTCCCTACAACATTTAGTAATTAGCtgcagtgaaaagcttgagaataTCACAGAAGAACATGTGCTTGCCTCCATAGAAAAAATCTACATAGGGAGAGAAAGTCCTTTGAGGCTTAAGCTGCAAGAGATGGAAGACCTACAGATTAATTTCG TTCATGATAATGATTACTATTACTATTGA